The following is a genomic window from Helicobacter sp. NHP19-003.
CAAAGATCACGCTGTCAATGCTGGGGTCTTCGCTCCTTAGCAAACTCTCGCTACAGCCCGTACACTCGGCCATGTGCAGCCAAATCACGGGCAGGCGGTTAGCCACCTCCACGGCTTTAGCCGTTAGGGGCGTGAAGCCGGCGGGCAGGGCAAAAGTGGCGGTCATCGCTCCTGCCCACTTGATGAAGTCGCGCCGCTCAATGCCGCTTTTTGCCATTTCCTCGTGGATGTTTTTGTCGGCGTTGTGGGCGTTTAGGGCTACTAAGCTCTCTAGGCGGTCAGATATGTTATTGAAAAGCGCATCGTAAGGCTCTAGCATGAAATCCCCTAGTCTTAAAGTAAGGGCTTAATGATACAGTAATCCAAATATCAATGGGCTTAAGTTTGCTTTTTGGGCGCAAAATGGGTTAAGAAACAATAGCGTTGGGGCCCTTTAGCCCCCCACACACACAATTTAGCTGATGGTTGTGTTACCACTCGCACCACAGCCAACCCCTATCTCTAGCTAAACGGATCGTTGGCTAGCATTAGCAATCTTGTGCCATCTGTTCTGTGATCAAGGGGTGATGCCCTTGGGCTTTAGGCATCAAACTTGGCAATGAGGAACACAAGACTCTTAGCGGATGCTCCTGTTTGAAGCCGCAATTCCCGGCTAAAGTTTAAATCCCCTCGCTTCAATTATGGGGAGTGTGTCAACGACACTTTTGAAAAAAAGCACCCCGACCAAGCGAAACACATCGCCCAAGCACTGCGCAGACCCTTTATAAGCGGTGATCTCATCCACTCTCCCTTGCCCCTTGCGAGGATTTACACCAAAGACAACATAGAGAATAAAAATCTCTTTAGCCCCAAGTTTGATGCAAAGAGAAAACGCCATTATTGCGGCCATTCAGAGTATAAAAAGCCTTAAGCTGTTTAAAATCTTGCATTAAATCAAGAGAGAAAAGAAAGTTATATGTCGCTCTAGTGGTGGTTGTATGTTCCTCACAGCTTTAAGTCTGAAGATTTTGACAAACCCAAGAAGTTTAAAGATCAAGTGGATATGTTTACACAAGTTGAGTATAATCCCTGGACTTGAATTAAGGTGGAAAATTGAAAAGAGTGTTGTTAGGTCTATCGTTAGTTGTTGGCATGGCGCAAGCCACGAACATCACCCTCAACCAGCCCTTAAAGGAAGTGGTGGTGGAAGACAAGGGCGAGCTTATCTTGCATGGCAATTCTATGGATTACAAGAAGTGGGACAGCAAAAACTTAGTGGGCAAAGTGCGGATTTTGCAGCACATGGCAGGGCGCAAAAGCGTGAAGGCCGAAAACCAGCCCCTCATGGACAAAATCGTGGCTGCCCACTTTGATGCACACAAATACCAAACGACCAACATCATCAACATAGACGATGCCATCATGGGAACGGGGCTATTTGTGAAAGGGGAAACCAAAAAGGCGAAAAGAGAGCACCCCGACAGCCAGGTAGTGATGGACAATGATGGTGTGGTGCAAAAGGCGTGGGATTTAAAAAAGCAAGAAAGCTTGATCGTTGTGTTGGATAAGATGGGCAAGGTGCGCTTCGTGCACGAGGGCAAACTGAGCGATGCCCAAATGCAACAGGTACTAGACTTGGCTAAGAAGTTACAACAAGAATAGGGG
Proteins encoded in this region:
- a CDS encoding YtfJ family protein, whose translation is MLLGLSLVVGMAQATNITLNQPLKEVVVEDKGELILHGNSMDYKKWDSKNLVGKVRILQHMAGRKSVKAENQPLMDKIVAAHFDAHKYQTTNIINIDDAIMGTGLFVKGETKKAKREHPDSQVVMDNDGVVQKAWDLKKQESLIVVLDKMGKVRFVHEGKLSDAQMQQVLDLAKKLQQE